A single genomic interval of Schistocerca americana isolate TAMUIC-IGC-003095 chromosome 2, iqSchAmer2.1, whole genome shotgun sequence harbors:
- the LOC124596321 gene encoding uncharacterized protein LOC124596321, whose translation MKAALLLVAALVAVAEVHGQPEASTTANIGNENLSTGNITAENRFLGRSSYTEDDDTICVAADNRFYLYANSLKLYSCYNQLPKVYVVKPKSQCKPYLSDCPRN comes from the exons ATGAAGGCTGCTTTGTTGCTTGTTGCTG CACTGGTAGCAGTGGCGGAGGTCCACGGACAACCAGAAGCGTCGACCACCGCCAACATCGGGAATGAGAATCTAAGCACCGGAAATATCACGGCTGAGAATAGATTTCTGGGAAGGTCGTCCTACACGGAAGATGATGATACCATTTGTGTCGCAGCAGACAACAGGTTCTACTTGTATGCTAATTCGTTGAAGCTGTATTCTTGCTACAACCAACTACCGAAAG TTTACGTGGTGAAACCAAAGAGTCAGTGTAAACCATACCTGTCAGATTGTCCCAGGAACTAG